The following coding sequences are from one Shewanella eurypsychrophilus window:
- a CDS encoding alpha/beta hydrolase produces MNRILILVIVTYVGLGVMLYLMQRSFIYFPTQAVAHKFDEVTFENEGVSTTSILLNKGQDKAIIYFGGNAENVAFTAPEFEQAFEPALEPESSPYSIYLVNYRGYGGNEGAPSEAALLSDALAIYDNLISTHESVFVIGRSLGSGVASYIASERPLKKLVLVTPFDSIQSIAQKQFPFYPMSILLKDKFNSVERAGNIYSDTLILGAENDKIVRRIHTDKLIQSLVNRAPKVIFIEGAGHNDISQYSTYYQSISAFFYSH; encoded by the coding sequence ATGAATCGAATTTTAATACTCGTTATCGTCACTTATGTTGGACTCGGAGTCATGCTCTACTTGATGCAGCGCAGCTTTATCTACTTTCCAACACAAGCGGTGGCACATAAGTTCGATGAGGTGACTTTTGAAAATGAGGGTGTATCGACAACAAGTATCTTATTAAATAAGGGTCAGGATAAGGCGATTATTTATTTTGGTGGTAATGCGGAAAATGTCGCTTTTACAGCCCCTGAATTTGAACAAGCCTTTGAACCAGCATTAGAACCAGAGTCGTCGCCTTATTCGATATATCTGGTCAATTATCGAGGCTATGGCGGCAATGAGGGCGCACCTAGCGAAGCGGCATTACTGTCAGATGCTTTGGCTATATATGACAATTTGATATCGACCCATGAGAGTGTATTCGTGATAGGGAGAAGCTTAGGCAGCGGTGTCGCATCTTATATCGCATCGGAGCGTCCGCTGAAGAAGTTAGTCTTGGTGACCCCATTTGACAGCATTCAGAGTATTGCCCAAAAGCAATTTCCGTTTTACCCCATGTCCATACTACTCAAAGACAAGTTCAATTCGGTAGAGCGCGCAGGGAACATCTATTCTGACACGCTAATCTTAGGGGCTGAGAATGACAAGATAGTTCGCCGGATACACACAGACAAGCTTATACAATCATTGGTTAACCGCGCTCCTAAGGTCATTTTCATCGAAGGTGCCGGCCACAATGACATTTCCCAATATTCTACATATTATCAGTCAATATCAGCATTTTTTTATTCTCATTAA